A window from Carassius carassius chromosome 40, fCarCar2.1, whole genome shotgun sequence encodes these proteins:
- the LOC132122481 gene encoding receptor-type tyrosine-protein phosphatase epsilon-like isoform X2: MKKSSSFRWLKNQRKAVITAVDKKIPNGILEEQEQQTVVLLPRSPSTCKTYLPIPVDHLEEEYRIRSADDGKLFREEYSSLPGGSTQGTCEQANKEENKEKNRYPNILPYDHSRVILTQMDGVPCSDYINASYIDGYTDKNKFIAAQGPKQDTTADFWRMIWEQKSATIVMLTNLKERKEDKCYQYWPDQGCWTYGNVRVAVEDITVLVDYTIRKFCVQYQASDGTKTPRLVTQLHFTSWPDFGVPFSPIGMLKFLKKVKQVNPALVGPIVVHCSAGVGRTGTFIVIDAMIDMMYAEKKVDVFGFVSRIREQRSQLIQTDLQYSFVYQALLEYFLYGDTELDVSSLEGHLDKLHNTSAPLDRVGLEEEFKKLTNMRIMKENMRMGNLPANMKKNRVLQIIPYDFNRVILSMKRGQEFTDYINASFIDGYRQKDYFIATQGPLAHTVDDFWRMVWEWKCHSIVMLTELQERDQDKCFQYWPTEDSVTYGDFTVEMKGDTLCDTFSLRDLLLTFGPEKQTRLVRHFHFHGWPEIGIPAEGKGMIDIIAAVQKQQQQSGNHPIAVHCSAGAGRTGTFIALSNILERVKAEGLLDVFQTVKSLRMQRPHMVQTVEQYDFCYRVVQDFVDIFSDYANFK; this comes from the exons AACAACAGACGGTGGTCTTACTGCCCAGATCCCCTTCCACATGCAAAACATATCTCCCCATTCCTGTAGACCACTTAGAAGAAGAGTATCGGATACGCTCGGCCGATGATGGGAAACTCTTCCGGGAAGAGTACAGT TCATTACCAGGGGGTTCGACACAAGGAACATGTGAACAGGCCAATAAAGAAGAAAACAAGGAGAAGAACAGATATCCCAACATCTTACCTT ATGACCattccagagtgattttaacacaGATGGATGGAGTCCCGTGTTCAGATTATATCAATGCATCATATATCGAT GGTTATACAGATAAGAATAAGTTCATTGCAGCACAAG GTCCGAAACAAGACACGACTGCAGACTTCTGGAGAATGATATGGGAACAGAAATCAGCTACTATTGTAATGCTAACTAAtctgaaagagagaaaagag GATAAGTGTTATCAGTATTGGCCTGATCAGGGATGCTGGACATATGGTAACGTCCGTGTTGCTGTGGAAGACATTACAGTTCTGGTGGACTACACCATACGCAAATTCTGTGTGCAATAT CAGGCCAGCGACGGCACCAAAACACCCCGTCTGGTCACGCAGCTTCACTTCACCAGCTGGCCTGACTTCGGCGTTCCCTTCTCGCCCATCGGCATGCTGAAGTTCCTGAAGAAGGTGAAGCAGGTGAACCCGGCATTGGTCGGGCCCATCGTGGTGCACTGCAG tgccgGCGTGGGCAGGACAGGAACGTTCATCGTCATCGATGCCATGATTGACATGATGTATGCAGAAAAGAAGGTGGACGTCTTCGGCTTCGTGTCAAGAATACGTGAGCAGAGATCGCAGCTCATTCAGACAGAT TTGCAGTACTCCTTCGTCTATCAGGCTCTGCTGGAGTACTTCCTGTACGGAGACACGGAGCTGGACGTTTCCTCTCTGGAGGGTCACCTGGATAAACTTCACAACACCAGCGCGCCGCTGGACCGTGTGGGCCTGGAGGAAGAGTTTAAG AAACTGACAAACATGCGTATAATGAAGGAAAACATGAGGATGGGCAACCTGCCTGCCAACATGAAGAAGAACAGAGTCCTTCAGATCATTCCAT ATGATTTTAACCGAGTCATCCTTTCGATGAAGAGAGGGCAGGAGTTCACCGATTATATCAACGCTTCTTTCATTGAT GGGTACCGGCAGAAGGACTATTTCATCGCCACACAGGGTCCTCTAGCACACACGGTGGATGATTTCTGGAGGATGGTTTGGGAATGGAAGTGTCACTCGATCGTGATGCTGACAGAACTGCAGGAGCGAgatcag gacAAGTGTTTTCAGTACTGGCCTACTGAGGACTCAGTGACTTATGGAGACTTCACAGTGGAGATGAAGGGAGACACACTGTGTGACACGTTCAGTCTCCGAGATCTGCTGCTCACATTCGGCCCG GAGAAGCAGACACGTTTGGTTCGGCACTTTCATTTCCACGGCTGGCCAGAGATCGGGATCCCAGCTGAGGGTAAAGGGATGATCGACATCATCGCAGCGGTGcagaaacagcagcagcagtcGGGTAACCACCCCATCGCCGTGCACTGCAG CGCTGGAGCGGGTCGGACCGGTACGTTTATCGCTCTCAGTAATATTCTGGAGCGAGTGAAAGCCGAGGGtttgctggatgtgtttcagacTGTGAAGAGTTTACGAATGCAGCGGCCACACATGGTGCAGACAGTG GAACAGTATGATTTCTGCTACAGAGTGGTACAGGACTTTGTCGACATTTTCTCAGACTATGCCAATTTCAAATGA